The following is a genomic window from Paenibacillus sp. FSL R5-0766.
TCCCTATCCATACCCGCCCATCGTTCCTGTTCCACTACCGTATCCGATCGGTGGTCCTTGGTGGCATGGTGGATATCCAGGAGGCGGTTATCCCGGCGGTGGTTACCCAGGTGGGCACCATGGTCCTTTCCCTGGAGGTGGCTATCCCGGCGGACCTCACGGCGGTGGACCTGGTGGGCACGGTGGACCTCCAGGCGGAGGATTTCACGGACATCGTTTCTTTCAGTGGTAATCATTAGACTTATTCAAAGTACTGGTTCATATCAGATAAAGGAGTTGCTTCGGCAGCTTCTTTATTATTGAAGGAATTGTCTAATCGTGCAGGACTTTTAATACGTGATCTCATCCATCATCTTCAAATTACGGTTCGACATAACGAGCAGATCAGTGAAAGTAGGCGTTAGGAAATAAACAAAGTCCGGATCGTGTACATACATAATAATCTGCCCATACGTCCCTTCCGCCGTTGGATCAAAATCGAGCATCAGATACAGTGAACCTCCCGCGATTGTTGCAAAAGGAATCCATTGTTTGTGGAACAGGTATGGCTTGATCTCCGGGTCCAACTGGCTGATCTCCTCCGCAGAATAATACTCTTCCAACTTCTCATCTACTTCACAGAAGTATTGTTTGGTCTCTCGAATCTCTTCCAATGACATCAGATAAAATGGCGTACATCGGCCCGTCTCGGCATCACCCGGGTACAGCACATGCAACCCGTAGCCACTGCCGTCTTTCCTTTGGTAAAAGGCACGAAAATCGCCAGGCAGCCGGATGCCATACTCCTTTTCGAATAGATCCAGACTTTCCTCGGATGCACCTTCCCGATGTTGATATTCTTCAAACAATTGCCGAATCTCTTGATCCTGTATTCTCTCATCTAACAAGTGATTCAACTCGTCCATTAACACGTTTAATGATACATTCGGGTCCAATCTCACCACACCTCCCCTAACTCAGTTCTTCACTTCTTGTAGATATTGATGATATTCCCAAAACGCTTCTTCCTCTCCGCCGCCTTCAATCAGAATCATGACTGCGTAAGATAACAAATTAAGCCATTGTTCCATCAATGCCACCTGTTCGTCCGAAATGAGGTTGTTGCTGCGAAGCATACCCTCAGGTTCAACGGCCCAAGCACGTGCCATGTGAGTAATTCCCCATAGACATGCCATGACTTCCCGATCCAGTGAAGGCCGTGCAAGTTCGGGTGCCAAAACCCGCAATATCTCCATCAACTCATGAAAATTCTCCTCAATTAATTGTCCACGAAAGGGCCGCAGACTGCCAA
Proteins encoded in this region:
- a CDS encoding SMI1/KNR4 family protein → MDPNVSLNVLMDELNHLLDERIQDQEIRQLFEEYQHREGASEESLDLFEKEYGIRLPGDFRAFYQRKDGSGYGLHVLYPGDAETGRCTPFYLMSLEEIRETKQYFCEVDEKLEEYYSAEEISQLDPEIKPYLFHKQWIPFATIAGGSLYLMLDFDPTAEGTYGQIIMYVHDPDFVYFLTPTFTDLLVMSNRNLKMMDEITY